A single Topomyia yanbarensis strain Yona2022 unplaced genomic scaffold, ASM3024719v1 HiC_scaffold_124, whole genome shotgun sequence DNA region contains:
- the LOC131694723 gene encoding probable E3 ubiquitin-protein ligase bre1, whose amino-acid sequence MSEQEMDMLDIEDDLVELCEEQNEEQRKKMSIKQQQPQHQQQQQQPQHQQQQQQKQQPRQQQQQQQQRQQQKQQQQQQNNNRRKQRNQRDQRDQRNQDRARGISLETRMETFERLARRTTALGKSVRRAIEAERLPGHLILGYMNRYKNVCKNMDYELNKE is encoded by the exons ATGAGTGAGCAAGAGATGGATATGCTGGACATAGAAGATGATCTAGTGGAGTTGTGCGAGGAGCAGAACGAAGAGCAGCGGAAGAAAATGAGCATTAAACAACAACAACCGCAAcatcagcagcaacaacaacagccacaacatcagcaacaacagcagcaaaaACAACAGCCAcgacaacagcaacaacagcagcaacaacggcagcaacaaaaacagcagcaacaacaacagaatAACAATCGTCGGAAGCAACGAAACCAGCGTGACCAACGTGACCAACGGAACCAAGATCGGGCACGTGGAATTAGCCTG GAAACTCGTATGGAAACGTTCGAGCGACTCGCTCGTCGTACAACTGCTCTCGGAAAGAGCGTACGACGAGCAATTGAGGCAGAGCGGTTGCCCGGCCACC TCATTTTGGGATACATGAACCGATATAAAAATGTTTGTAAAAATATGGATTATGAGCTTAATaaagaatga